The proteins below come from a single Sorghum bicolor cultivar BTx623 chromosome 4, Sorghum_bicolor_NCBIv3, whole genome shotgun sequence genomic window:
- the LOC8064227 gene encoding agamous-like MADS-box protein AGL80 encodes MARKKVTLHRIANDSTRRGTFKKRRKGLMKKASELATLCDVDTCVVVYGEGESQAEVWPDVPTAEHVLARFKAVPELDQCKKMLDMEGFLKQRMDKLRDQLHKAQRDNREREATLLLHDAIAGRRPGLVGLSVEEIASLGCMVESRLRGVKDAIERLQRMGQEVPAATVAQPQAPSSMPLMPAYSAGTAGDRDMTMMQVPHQQAGWLVGGGDLGALVHGGFGAGTTSGAGGDMNMMMPQFGNMAVGFAWSDPDCMATLMMCVLHGPAGWWKHTVSELFDWKLKLKHCQGRKAL; translated from the exons ATGGCTCGCAAGAAGGTGACCCTCCACCGGATCGCCAACGACTCCACCCGTCGGGGGACCTTCAAGAAGCGGCGCAAGGGCCTGATGAAGAAGGCTAGCGAGCTGGCGACGCTGTGCGACGTCGACACCTGCGTCGTCGTGTACGGCGAGGGCGAGTCGCAGGCGGAGGTGTGGCCCGAcgtccccacggcggagcaCGTCCTCGCCCGCTTCAAGGCCGTGCCGGAGCTGGACCAGTGCAAGAAGATGCTGGACATGGAGGGCTTCCTCAAGCAGCGCATGGACAAGCTCCGGGACCAGCTGCACAAGGCGCAGCGCGACAACCGGGAGCGCGAGGCCACGCTGCTCCTCCACGACGCCATCGCCGGCCGCCGCCCGGGCCTCGTGGGCCTCTCCGTCGAGGAGATCGCCAGCCTCGGATGCATGGTGGAGAGCCGCCTCAGGGGCGTCAAGGACGCCATCGAGCGACTCCAGCGGATGGGACAGGAAGTCCCGGCGGCGACGGTGGCGCAGCCCCAGGCGCCGTCGTCCATGCCACTGATGCCTGCTTACAGCGCCGGGACGGCCGGCGACAGGGACATGACGATGATGCAGGTACCGCACCAGCAGGCGGGCTGGCTGGTGGGCGGAGGGGATCTCGGCGCGCTGGTCCACGGTGGCTTCGGCGCCGGCACCAccagcggcgccggcggcgacatGAACATGATGATGCCGCAGTTTGGCAACATGGCTGTCGGATTTGCGTGGTCTGATCCTG ACTGCATGGCCACACTGATGATGTGCGTGCTGCATGGACCTGCCGGCTGGTGGAAGCATACGGTTTCAGAACTTTTTGATTGGAAACTGAAACTGAAACACTGCCAAGGCCGGAAGGCGCTCTAG